The Flavobacterium johnsoniae UW101 genomic interval AAGCCTGGTGATAAAGTGCCTTATACACATCCTTATGCAAAATATATAAATGACGAGAGTCTATGGGAATGGAGAGAAATCGACCTAGGTGTAGGGAAACCGCAGAAAGTATACGATTTAAAACCTCAATATAAAGATACCCTGAGATGCAATGACGGTACAATTATGGAAGTGCCATTTTGGATTAAAAACAACACTAAGAAAAAAAGAAAAACCACTACGTAAAATGAGTGGTTTTATATATTTGAGAAATTGTTATTTGAACAATATAATAGAGAAAGGATAATCTAATTTTAAAGTAACCACAATGAACGTAATCGAATTTAAAAATAAACTTGATATAAACGGACGTGGGCATCCTCATAAAAAGGTAAACAGAAGACATAAAAAAAGAAAATATGACTGAAAATTTCTTGAATTTAAAAAAAATAAAGATCTATAATTTATTTTGGTTAGTTGCTTCAATAATACTTCTGATTGGATTAATCCAAGATCATACTGAAGATAATACTTTCGATATAAATGTTCATGACACATATTTTGTAATCGGACATTTTTATGTAGCTCTATTTTTAAGTTTAGGTTATTATCTTACAGGATTGGGATATTGGATTGTTCAAAAAGCAATGAAGAAAAAACTTATTATCGGATTGACCCTAATTCATTCCGTAATCCTAAATGGAAGTTTTTTAGTTTATTGGTTAGTAATTGCATATAGCAAAGCTTTTCTTGAAAGTCCTTTTCCTCTATTCGACAATTATCAATTAATTAATCGAACCCTTATAGTTCTATCTATCTTGATATTATTTATTGGACAACCAATTTATATTATAAATTTAACAATAGGAGTATTTAAAAAGCGAAAGCATATTTCTTAAATGCACTATAACTTTAATTTTAATTGCCATATAAATAAAATCATTTCATGGAATATATCATTTAAACTTTGCTACCACATTTTAGTAGCATGTCAAAACGACCATATAAGCGTATTATAACTTAGCTTTTTAATCTTTTACAGAGTTTATAATTTCTTGTATTTCATTATCAAACTTATTCATAACAATTTCTTTATTCAATTCTTGAGCATAATCAGATTTGATTCGGCAAAATATTTTTCCGCAAGCTTCATAAAAATCGAAGGATATTTTTTCCTTTTTAGGTGGTATTCTATACAACGCTATCTCACTGTAATATAAATCGTTTGAATAAGTGATAGTCAGATTATAAATTCCAGCTTCTGATGGGAAAGCATTTTCAACGATTTGGTTATTTTCAAATAAGCTAAATAAGGTTACATTCCAAGTTCCTTGCGTGAATTTTATAGCTGTTTTTTGGCTGTCAATATTTTTGCTAAAAGAAACTTTTATTTTGTCACCTTCAAATTCCGTTTTTGTTTGTGCAAACTGCGTCATTGATACTAAAATTAAAAGCAATGTAAATTTATGTTTCATTTTTGTTTGATGTATTTTTGAAAATCATATGAGTAATTTCAACAATTATTTTTCCTCATCCATAGCAACTTTCCATTTATTATCCTCAACTGTTAGAAAAATTATATTACTTTAAGTTTTACCATCCTCATAAATTAATGTTTCCCCGATGAAAATTACCAAATCTTTCTTTTTTAATATCCTGATATAGTTTTTGCGCACTAGGATTTAATTGCATATTAAATCTTGGGTCTGTTAAATAATTATATGAATATTTTAGATCAAAAAATTGAGGTTGCTCTAAATCACTCATTATTTTTTCCATAACAGCTAATTCAATTTTACTTTCATTTAAAACAACAGAAGGAACATAATATGGATTATATGTACCATATTCTTTAGTTATCTGCCAATAGCCTCCTTTATTTTTGATAATAATTTCGCCTAATAAAATTGATAACGATAAGGTATATTTATCTTTATTCTTTTTAAAGTCTATCTTTTTAATAGCTTCATTAAATACCTTAAAGAATACTTCATCATACTTTGCTCTATGCAATATTTCAATATCTAAATCTCTTTCTAAATTTGTGATATTTTCATTTACATGATCTGGCAAGTTCATAAGTTTATCTTTATAGATTTCATATTGATAGAAGTCCACTACATTCACAGGAAAATAATCATTCTTGATCATTTTTTTTAGAACTTCCTCATTTTTAATTATTAGTCCGTTTTCATACGATGATAAGTTTCCGGGCAATAAAACAACTTCACTATTGCTTAAAACATAAACAAATGCCCCATTAGTTTCTAATTGATTATTATAGTTATCTATCTTCTTTTTATTCTTCTTTAAATAGTCAATAAGTAAACTTACTTTTCCCTGTTTATAGTCATTAACCTCTTCCGTCTTCATAAAATTTAAACTTAAAATTATACCTATTATAAAACTTATCACTTAAATTGTCAATATGCCCCCATCACACTTACAAATATAAATTTTATATTCTACAGGTATTTCTTGAAACAATTAGAAACACTATGTTCTATAATCGGATAGGAACCTAGGGATTATTTCCCTAGGTGACCTTCCACACCACCCGGCATACGGATCCGTACCAAGGCGGTTCTTAATTTACGATACATTTTAGGTACATGTCAGTCAAGAACGTATATCCAGCTTTTCTTAGAGTTTGCATCTTTAGAGTTATTTGCAGGATTGGACTAAGCGCAGTTCGACAATACCCTTTTCGGGTATTAGCCCATTGGTAGGCTTGATTGTCTTTAACTCCAATCTTTTTTAGATTGTTGTATTTAGTGCTTATCTTCTTCCAGCTTTTCCATATTAACATGCGTATTCTAAATCGAAGCCATTCATCTATACGTTTAATTTTATTTGACATATCGGCTAGTTTAAAATAGGATATCCAACCCTGCAAGTAATATCGTAAGAGTTCTTTAATCTTTTCGTACCCCATGCCATTACTGCGGTTAGTAATTTCCTTTAGCCTGTCTTTGAGTTTACCATAACTCTTCGGATGTACGCAAAGTCCCCATTTCCCTTTACTTTTGTTATAGAAGCTATATCCAAGGAATTTCTTTCCTCTGATATATCCCACTGTAGTTTTCTCCTTGTTTACCCTTAAGTATAATACGCTTTCAATAAACGCAGTTATACTTTCCTTGACCCGAAGACATGCTCTCTTGCTTTTACAGAAGATTAGACAATCGTCTGCGTAGCGTACAAAGCGGTGTCCGCGTCTGGCGAGTTCCTTATCCAGTTCGTGGAGCATTATATTGCTCAACAACGGACTTAATGGTCCGCCTTGAGGAACGCCCAATACGCTTTCTTCGAATTTGTTCACCACAACAACACCAGCTCTTAGATACTTATGGATAAGTGATATCACTCGTGGGTCTTTGACTTTCTTTGATAGTAGTTCTATAAGCCTACTGTGATTCACAGTATCAAAGAATTTCTCTAAGTCTAAATCCACTACATAGCAATACTCATCATTGAGGTGACTCTCTACTTCTTTCAAAGCAGTATGACAGCCTCTTTTAGGTCTAAAACCGTGGCTACTTGTGTGGAATTCTTGTTCGTAAATAGGCGTTAGGATTTGGATAATACTTTGTTGGACTAAGCGGTCTACAACAGTAGGAATACCAAGCGACCTTGTTTTACCTCCCTCTTTAGGTATCTCAACTCTTCGAACAGCCTGAGGTTTGTATTTCCCTTTCTCTAGCGATTCGATCAACGACTCTTTATGTTTTAAGAGCCATTCTTGTAAGTGCTCAGTGGACAACTTGTCTATTCCAAAGCTTCCTTTATTGGATCTGACCCTTTTATATGCCAGATTCATATTGGAAGGATTAAGGATTAGCTCTAATAGCTTCCCCTGACCTAAATGTACTTCCGTGAGGTTGTTTTCAGTTATCCCAATAAAGGTCTGCACTCCTTGGTAGCTCTCGGATTCCGTCCTATCCTTCCCAAGGTAGTTATCAAAATGATTTGATATTTTCTGCATTCGTCCCTTCACAGGTAACATTCATTTACTGCTCACTTAATTAAGTTCAGTCCTTCAGTACCAAGTAGTACCTACTATGACCTCTGCTGACTTCTTATGGCAGTTGTTATCCATAGTTCTGTAAAAAAAAACTTCCCTATGTCTATAAGACCTCCCCAGGTAAGAAACGATAACTTTCCTCTCATCTGCCTGCTATATTTACCATAATGTTCCCGTACAGTTTGGGACTTCGGTTTGTATAGCAACCTTATCCAACATTTCTGGCCTTGTATATAGTTTCTGTTCGTCAGGCCAAGAGTTTGCCTACTGCTTCCTTCAGATTCCACCTCGCGATGGACACCCTTGCATTCAGCTAACACTTCCCACTGTAAAGGCGTGCTCGGGACTTACACCCTAGAGTTATCGCCCATGCTGGGCACACTATAAAAGGATGAACAAAAATGTTCATCCTTAAAATAGTTCTATTTAATTAGTCTTCAAATTTGATTTACCAATTGGGATAATAAAGGGATTGGTAACAATATCAACCCGCAGATTAAAATTTATTACATCATCTGGATCGATAATCATTCTGTAAAAACTACTTAATATTTCCGTCTTATTTTTTTCATTTGAAAATATAAAAAAATCATAACGACCATCTTCAGATTGGATTTCTATATTCTGGTAATTTAATTCATTGCGTAGAACCACGTAATAATATGAAAAGAAGTTCATGAATAAAGAATTAAAATCAATCTTTTTAATACCAAAATCCTTAATAGCTTTGTCAAAAGCCTCTACATCACGTTGCTTATCAAGGCTAGATATATTTGTGCCTAGAAGATTGTTTAAAAAAGATATTCTTTCCTCAATCTTATCTTGAAAATTATCAAAATTGATTATCGGATAAATGTCGTCAGATGTTTCCATTACTTTTATATAATACTCCATTGAAGGATATAAAGTAAAATCGCCAATGAATTTAAAATAAATAAGAAACTGCTTGTCCTCATTTATATAAAATGTATGCTCCTTATCATTTGGATCGAAATCTATCTCTTTAAAATTATATTTAACGATTAGTGCGCTACCTTCTTTATAAGATAAATTTTTAGCTTTCATATCTGTTGTTTTTTGCTTTTGAGAATATAATAAATTAGAACTTAAAATAAATATAAGCACTATATTTTTAAGAAATTTGTCCATAGTTAAAATTTTATTTCTACGCCTTGAAGCTGAGGAAGCCCAATTGGAAATTTCACAGTTGCTCGTTGCGCGGAATATGATAATGTTGTTGGAGGAGTGAAATACAACAAACCATTATTCATATATGCTACTGACCATTTAAGAGTAACATTTTTATCATTAGCATATTTTATTAAAGCTGGTGAAATTAATGTATTACTAGTAGTGTACAAGGTTACAATTGATCGACCATGAACGCCCCCTTCAGTTGAATTTGCAGATGCGTCTATTAATCCTAACATTTGATACGGAGAAGATCCCGATTCCAGGTTTAACCAGCCTGTGACCGCTTTCACTTCATGAAAATGACTATCTTTATTTATTGCTTCACCAAATAGAGAAAAGACACTAATATCAGATACAGCATCTGGTATTACATTACTGTATTGCCCTTCTGTTTTTATCTTTCTATCTGAACTTCCAAATTTTTTTTCATTACTTGGAAGGTTTAGATAATCTAAAGTGGCTCTTTCAAAAGCTTGACCAGCTTTCATTTTATCTGTAACACCATGACTAGATGCTAATGCAAATAAATCTCCCGTTGAAAATGGAGAGATTCCTGAATCATCATCGTTGGCGTGACTTGCTAATGCAGACTCGAACGTTGTTTCTTTTCCATCCGCAGTCCTATATCCGCCTTCATCCCAGTCATAATAACTTCCATGCTGTCCAGCTTGCGCTTTCATCCCATCTGGATCAATAAAGAACACGGGATTGTTTAACGCGTAGGCATAAGGGCTAAACCTTCTGGATTGTTCTGCTAACGGGTCAATGTTCATCCATCTACCAATTGCAGGGTCATAATTACGTGCCCCATAGTCGTAAAAGTTAAGCCCCAGCTCGTCTTGAAGCTCCTTGCCATTGTACTTATACTTATTATTGCTTTCTTGCAGCGCAACATAACCCTCATGTTTTAATCCAAATGGATAATAATGGGTCTCGTCAATAATCTCAAGACCGTTTTGTG includes:
- the ltrA gene encoding group II intron reverse transcriptase/maturase, producing MQKISNHFDNYLGKDRTESESYQGVQTFIGITENNLTEVHLGQGKLLELILNPSNMNLAYKRVRSNKGSFGIDKLSTEHLQEWLLKHKESLIESLEKGKYKPQAVRRVEIPKEGGKTRSLGIPTVVDRLVQQSIIQILTPIYEQEFHTSSHGFRPKRGCHTALKEVESHLNDEYCYVVDLDLEKFFDTVNHSRLIELLSKKVKDPRVISLIHKYLRAGVVVVNKFEESVLGVPQGGPLSPLLSNIMLHELDKELARRGHRFVRYADDCLIFCKSKRACLRVKESITAFIESVLYLRVNKEKTTVGYIRGKKFLGYSFYNKSKGKWGLCVHPKSYGKLKDRLKEITNRSNGMGYEKIKELLRYYLQGWISYFKLADMSNKIKRIDEWLRFRIRMLIWKSWKKISTKYNNLKKIGVKDNQAYQWANTRKGYCRTALSPILQITLKMQTLRKAGYTFLTDMYLKCIVN